In bacterium, a single genomic region encodes these proteins:
- a CDS encoding ImmA/IrrE family metallo-endopeptidase — MSSTLVARRKAQQLLTQYGSLRLCEMDIEDFAAVFDVNVERKALVGTTATLLRSNERAVISVDQALAPSQGRYRFTIAHELGHFFLHRELQSAFSCTDEMFLPWYQANGAEFEANSFGAELLMPEDDFRTRTKGQNATAALVRHEAEYFGTSWTSICVRFVELAAYRLIMYVVADGRVKWFRASSAVSLNEILPIGTTVSDDTSAGSYFLTQDDDESTGILPSDLWLRDTTNWHEQVCESPLYLKSMNTVISLIWEP, encoded by the coding sequence ATGAGTAGTACGCTTGTCGCGCGACGGAAAGCGCAACAGTTGTTGACACAATACGGCTCCCTGCGCTTGTGTGAAATGGACATAGAGGACTTCGCTGCTGTGTTTGATGTCAACGTGGAGCGCAAGGCTTTGGTTGGTACCACGGCTACTCTCTTGCGCAGCAATGAGCGAGCGGTGATTTCGGTAGACCAGGCATTAGCTCCAAGTCAAGGCCGCTATCGCTTTACCATCGCGCACGAGCTAGGTCATTTCTTCTTGCATCGTGAGCTTCAATCGGCGTTCAGTTGCACCGACGAAATGTTCCTCCCTTGGTACCAAGCGAACGGTGCAGAATTCGAAGCCAACTCATTTGGGGCTGAGCTACTGATGCCGGAGGATGACTTCCGCACGAGGACCAAGGGTCAAAACGCCACGGCGGCTCTTGTTCGCCATGAGGCAGAGTATTTCGGGACATCGTGGACTTCGATATGTGTGAGATTCGTAGAACTCGCCGCCTATAGACTCATAATGTACGTCGTAGCTGACGGAAGGGTGAAATGGTTCAGAGCATCATCAGCCGTTTCGCTCAATGAGATCTTGCCGATTGGAACGACAGTGTCGGACGACACATCGGCTGGCAGTTACTTCCTGACACAAGACGATGACGAGTCAACTGGAATCCTGCCTTCAGACCTTTGGCTACGCGATACCACCAACTGGCACGAGCAGGTGTGTGAAAGCCCACTCTACCTAAAGAGCATGAATACAGTGATTAGTCTGATCTGGGAACCATAA
- the groL gene encoding chaperonin GroEL (60 kDa chaperone family; promotes refolding of misfolded polypeptides especially under stressful conditions; forms two stacked rings of heptamers to form a barrel-shaped 14mer; ends can be capped by GroES; misfolded proteins enter the barrel where they are refolded when GroES binds), translating into MPSKIITFDVEARTALKKGVDILADSVKVTLGPKGRNVVIEKKWGAPTVTKDGVTVAKEIEIEDAVQNMGAQMVREVASKTSDVAGDGTTTATVLAQAIIAEGLKNVTAGADPMSLKRGIDKAVAAVVAHLKANGKQVSGKKDIAAVGTISANNDKEVGTLIADAMDKVGKDGVITVEEAKSAETTLEVVEGMQFDRGYISPYFVTNPDSMDVELEKPYILIYDKKIAAINELVPVLNKVSQVGKSIVIIAEDVEGEALATLVVNKLQGRLRCVAVKAPGFGDRRKAMLEDIAVLTGGRVISEEAGFKLENAVLSDLGEAKRILVDKDNTTIVEGAGKPEDIKGRIGMIRKQIENTTSDYDREKLQERLAKLAGGVAVLKVGAATEVEMKEKKARVEDALHATRAAVEEGILPGGGVALLRAASALDDMKLEGDEKLGVNIVRRSLEEPIRMIAQNAGWEGSVVVEKVKNNGQYSYGFNAATEVYSDLIDDGVIDPTKVVRVALENAASVGALLLTTDCAIYEKKEPKAAAPAMPGGGGMGGMDY; encoded by the coding sequence ATGCCCAGCAAAATCATTACCTTTGATGTGGAAGCCCGCACCGCGCTGAAGAAGGGTGTCGACATCCTCGCCGACAGCGTCAAGGTTACCCTCGGCCCCAAGGGCCGCAATGTGGTGATCGAGAAGAAGTGGGGCGCGCCCACCGTCACCAAGGACGGCGTCACCGTCGCCAAGGAAATCGAAATCGAAGACGCCGTGCAGAACATGGGCGCCCAGATGGTCCGCGAAGTCGCCTCCAAGACCAGTGATGTCGCCGGCGACGGTACCACCACCGCCACCGTGCTCGCCCAGGCGATCATCGCCGAAGGCCTGAAGAATGTCACCGCCGGCGCCGATCCCATGTCCCTCAAGCGCGGCATCGACAAGGCCGTCGCCGCCGTTGTCGCTCACCTCAAGGCCAATGGCAAGCAGGTCAGCGGCAAGAAGGACATCGCCGCCGTCGGCACGATTTCCGCCAACAATGATAAGGAAGTCGGCACGCTCATCGCCGATGCTATGGACAAGGTCGGCAAGGACGGCGTCATCACCGTCGAAGAAGCCAAGTCCGCCGAGACCACCCTCGAAGTCGTCGAAGGTATGCAGTTCGACCGCGGCTACATCTCGCCCTACTTCGTCACCAATCCCGACAGCATGGACGTCGAACTCGAGAAGCCGTACATTCTGATCTATGACAAGAAGATCGCCGCCATCAACGAACTCGTTCCCGTGCTGAACAAGGTCTCGCAGGTCGGCAAGTCCATCGTCATCATTGCCGAAGATGTCGAAGGTGAAGCCCTCGCCACCCTCGTCGTCAACAAGCTCCAGGGCCGCCTGCGCTGCGTCGCCGTCAAGGCCCCCGGCTTCGGTGACCGCCGCAAAGCCATGCTCGAAGACATCGCCGTCCTCACCGGCGGCCGCGTCATCAGCGAAGAAGCCGGCTTCAAGCTGGAAAATGCCGTGCTGTCCGACCTCGGCGAAGCCAAGCGTATTCTGGTCGACAAAGACAACACCACCATCGTCGAAGGCGCCGGCAAGCCCGAAGACATCAAGGGCCGCATTGGCATGATCCGCAAGCAGATCGAGAACACCACCAGCGATTACGACCGCGAGAAGCTCCAGGAACGTCTGGCCAAGCTCGCCGGCGGCGTCGCGGTGCTCAAGGTCGGCGCGGCGACGGAAGTGGAAATGAAAGAGAAGAAGGCCCGTGTCGAAGACGCGCTGCACGCCACCCGCGCGGCCGTCGAAGAAGGCATTCTCCCCGGCGGCGGCGTGGCCCTGCTGCGTGCCGCTTCGGCCCTCGATGATATGAAGCTCGAAGGCGATGAGAAGCTCGGTGTCAACATCGTGCGCCGCTCCCTCGAAGAGCCGATCCGCATGATCGCGCAGAACGCCGGCTGGGAAGGCAGCGTCGTCGTGGAGAAGGTCAAAAACAATGGCCAGTACTCCTACGGCTTCAACGCCGCCACCGAAGTCTACAGCGACCTGATTGATGACGGCGTCATCGACCCCACCAAGGTCGTGCGCGTCGCCCTCGAGAACGCCGCCTCCGTCGGTGCCCTTCTGCTCACCACCGACTGCGCCATCTACGAGAAGAAGGAGCCCAAAGCAGCAGCCCCGGCCATGCCCGGCGGCGGCGGTATGGGCGGCATGGACTACTAA
- a CDS encoding co-chaperone GroES, protein MKITPIDERVLIKPLKEEARSIGNIIIPDTAKERPQMGEVVAVGDDVEIADRKQKKLSDIVKVGDRVVYARYGGTEFKMDNEDYLLVSRTDILAIVQK, encoded by the coding sequence ATGAAAATTACCCCCATTGACGAGCGCGTGCTGATCAAGCCGCTGAAAGAAGAAGCCCGCAGCATCGGCAACATCATTATCCCCGATACCGCCAAAGAACGCCCCCAGATGGGTGAAGTTGTCGCCGTCGGTGATGACGTCGAAATCGCCGATCGCAAGCAGAAGAAGCTCTCCGACATCGTCAAAGTCGGCGACCGCGTCGTCTACGCCCGCTACGGCGGCACCGAATTCAAGATGGACAACGAAGACTATCTCCTCGTCTCCCGCACCGACATCCTCGCCATCGTCCAGAAATGA